A stretch of the Musa acuminata AAA Group cultivar baxijiao unplaced genomic scaffold, Cavendish_Baxijiao_AAA HiC_scaffold_481, whole genome shotgun sequence genome encodes the following:
- the LOC103984617 gene encoding transcription factor RAX2-like — translation MGRTPCCDKANVKKGPWSPEEDTKLKEFIEKYGTGGNWIALPHKAGLRRCGKSCRLRWLNYLRPNIKHGEFSEEEDRVICSIFAAIGSRWSIMASQLPGRTDNDIKNYWNTKLKKKLLGITPFQRKPHRRNNHHHHHQNQHFSPSPSSSSQGAGSESFPITSQVMPRSTPVISSDFFQVPYHQYQMKSSSNMNTVSIIKDLNYGYGGGEEQMGIHKESKLFLLGGGCQVETGLEYSLEEIKQLLISNSVCNNNNHNLYLDHPIANGKMENSKLQHAPDFRL, via the exons ATGGGGAGAACTCCATGCTGTGACAAGGCCAACGTGAAGAAGGGTCCTTGGTCACCTGAGGAAGACACCAAGCTGAAGGAGTTCATAGAGAAGTATGGTACTGGTGGGAATTGGATTGCTCTTCCTCACAAAGCTG GCCTGAGGAGATGTGGGAAGAGTTGCAGGCTCAGATGGCTCAACTATTTGAGACCCAACATAAAACATGGGGAGTTctcagaagaagaagatagaGTCATATGCAGCATCTTCGCCGCCATCGGAAGCAG GTGGTCCATCATGGCTTCCCAGCTTCCGGGCAGGACAGACAATgacatcaagaactactggaacaccaaGCTCAAGAAGAAACTCCTAGGAATCACTCCTTTCCAAAGGAAACCACATCGACGgaacaatcatcatcatcatcatcaaaaccaGCATTTCTCCCCATCACCATCCTCATCATCACAAGGTGCAGGCTCTGAAAGCTTTCCTATAACCTCCCAGGTCATGCCCCGCTCAACCCCTGTGATCTCTAGTGATTTCTTTCAAGTTCCATACCATCAGTATCAGATGAAGAGCAGCAGTAACATGAACACCGTCAGCATCATAAAAGATCTGAACTATGGCTATGGCGGTGGAGAAGAGCAGATGGGCATCCACAAAGAGAGCAAATTGTTCCTCCTCGGAGGAGGGTGTCAGGTGGAGACTGGACTGGAGTATAGCCTTGAGGAGATCAAGCAACTTCTGATCTCCAACTCTGTGTGCAACAACAACAATCACAATCTCTATCTGGATCACCCTATAGCCAATGGAAAAATGGAGAATTCAAAGCTCCAACATGCACCTGATTTCCGACTGTGA